From a region of the Mycobacterium sp. SMC-8 genome:
- a CDS encoding acetoacetate--CoA ligase, translating to MERAVTVTTDAAQWEPTDEDIARAQVTAFTRFVEQRTGRTFADYHALWQWSVDDIEAFWGALWDYFDLGEHHGVLEGSEMPGARWFPGTSLNYVDQVVRNARTDRPAIIHVSEDGPDREVSWAELLGRTTAFAERLRAVGVGAGDRVVGYLPNIPEAVIAFLATASVGAVWSACGQDYSAKAALDRLGQLEPKVLVAADGYVFGGKYRDKRDDVQAVAAGLPTLEATFSAADLAERSDGALDPVAVPFEHPLWILFSSGTTGLPKGIMHGHGGVVLEHLKAVALQSDIGRDDTFFWYTSPSWMMWNFQVAGLLVGATIVCYEGSPNVPQPDSLWDIAARVRATVLGTSPGYVLGCIKADVQPGRTHDLSALRCVGITGSSLPPSSSLWLRDHVGAQVASISGGTDVVSAFIGGVRTVPVWPGELSAPYLGVALDAWDESGHPVRGEVGELVVTKPMPSMPVAFWNDPDGSRYRAAYFDTFPGVWRHGDWITLTEHGSVIVHGRSDSTLNRNGIRMGSADIYQAVESLPEVAEALVIGAEQADGGYWMPLFVVLAEGVELTDSLRERINGIIRTEVSPRHVPDEIIVAPAIPHTRTGKKLEVPIKKLFQGGDPAKVVERSAVDDPALLDWYVRRRRR from the coding sequence ATGGAGCGCGCGGTGACGGTGACGACCGATGCGGCGCAGTGGGAACCCACCGACGAGGACATCGCCCGGGCGCAGGTCACGGCGTTCACGCGATTCGTCGAGCAGCGCACCGGACGGACCTTCGCCGACTACCACGCGCTGTGGCAGTGGTCGGTCGACGACATCGAGGCATTCTGGGGTGCGCTGTGGGACTACTTCGACCTCGGTGAGCACCACGGTGTGCTCGAAGGCTCGGAGATGCCCGGCGCCAGATGGTTTCCGGGCACCTCGCTGAATTACGTCGACCAGGTCGTGCGCAACGCGCGTACCGATCGGCCGGCAATCATCCACGTCAGTGAGGACGGGCCCGACCGCGAGGTGTCGTGGGCCGAACTGCTGGGACGCACCACGGCATTCGCCGAGCGATTGCGGGCCGTCGGGGTCGGGGCCGGGGACCGTGTGGTGGGCTACCTGCCCAATATCCCCGAGGCGGTGATCGCGTTCCTCGCGACGGCCAGCGTCGGCGCGGTGTGGAGTGCTTGCGGTCAGGACTACTCCGCCAAGGCCGCGTTGGACCGGCTGGGCCAGCTGGAGCCGAAGGTGCTGGTCGCGGCAGACGGCTACGTGTTCGGCGGGAAGTACCGCGACAAGCGCGACGACGTGCAGGCCGTGGCCGCCGGTCTCCCGACATTGGAGGCGACGTTCTCCGCCGCAGATCTCGCCGAACGCAGCGACGGTGCGCTCGACCCGGTCGCTGTGCCGTTCGAGCATCCGCTGTGGATCCTGTTCTCCTCCGGCACCACCGGTCTGCCGAAGGGCATCATGCACGGCCACGGCGGGGTGGTGCTCGAACATCTCAAAGCCGTGGCGCTGCAGTCGGACATCGGGCGCGACGACACCTTCTTCTGGTACACGAGCCCGAGCTGGATGATGTGGAACTTCCAGGTCGCGGGGCTGCTGGTGGGTGCGACCATCGTCTGTTACGAGGGCAGTCCGAACGTGCCGCAACCAGATTCATTGTGGGACATCGCCGCCCGAGTTCGAGCCACCGTGCTCGGCACCAGCCCCGGTTACGTTCTCGGCTGCATCAAGGCCGATGTCCAACCAGGTCGCACGCACGATCTTTCGGCACTGCGATGCGTGGGGATCACCGGTTCCTCGCTTCCGCCGTCGTCGTCGCTGTGGCTGCGCGATCACGTGGGCGCGCAGGTCGCCTCGATCAGTGGCGGCACCGACGTGGTGTCGGCGTTCATCGGCGGCGTCCGCACCGTGCCGGTGTGGCCGGGCGAGCTGTCGGCCCCGTATCTCGGTGTCGCGCTTGACGCATGGGACGAATCGGGACACCCGGTGCGAGGTGAGGTCGGAGAGCTCGTCGTGACCAAGCCGATGCCGTCGATGCCGGTCGCGTTCTGGAACGACCCCGACGGAAGCCGCTACCGCGCAGCCTATTTCGACACCTTCCCGGGCGTGTGGCGGCACGGTGACTGGATCACCCTCACCGAGCACGGCAGCGTGATCGTGCACGGCCGTTCCGATTCCACCCTCAACCGCAATGGCATCCGGATGGGCAGCGCCGACATCTACCAGGCCGTCGAGAGCCTTCCTGAGGTGGCCGAAGCACTGGTGATCGGTGCCGAGCAAGCCGACGGCGGGTACTGGATGCCGCTGTTCGTCGTGCTCGCCGAGGGCGTCGAACTCACGGACTCCCTGCGTGAACGCATCAACGGCATCATTCGCACCGAGGTGTCGCCGCGTCACGTTCCCGACGAGATCATCGTCGCGCCGGCGATTCCGCACACTCGCACCGGAAAGAAGCTCGAGGTCCCGATCAAGAAGCTGTTCCAGGGCGGGGACCCGGCGAAGGTCGTCGAGCGCAGCGCGGTCGATGACCCCGCGTTGCTCGACTGGTATGTCAGGCGGCGTCGAAGGTGA
- a CDS encoding MFS transporter: MSTQQNGTPDQTGSITTGLKRVVVASMAGTVVEWYEFFLYATAATLVFNKVFFAEGTSEAAGLIAALLTYAVGFVARPLGGIVFGHFGDKYGRKKLLQFAILLVGAVTFLMGCLPTYAQIGVWAPILLVALRFLQGFAVGGEWGGAVLLVAEHSPNKERAFWSSWPQAAVPVGNMLATVVLLVLTGVLSEEAFLSWGWRVAFWLSAVVVLIGYYIRTKVTDAPIFVAAQEEVERVKSVSYGVVEVLKRYPRGVFTAMGLRFAENIMYYLVVTFSIVYLKTHVGTDTSDILWYLLAAHAVHFIVVPQVGRLADRYGRRPVYIVGATLAATWGFFAFPMMNTGDYLMIMGAVILGLIIHALMYAPQPAIMAEMFPTRMRYSGVSLGYQVTSIVAGSLAPAIATWLLDRFGTWVPIAIYLAGAAVITLVAAWFTRETNGIDLHSLDEADREQLAKAGLV, from the coding sequence ATGAGCACGCAACAAAACGGGACGCCGGACCAGACGGGTTCGATCACGACGGGGCTCAAACGGGTGGTCGTCGCCTCCATGGCCGGCACGGTCGTCGAGTGGTACGAGTTCTTCCTGTACGCCACCGCGGCGACCCTGGTGTTCAACAAGGTGTTCTTCGCCGAGGGCACGAGCGAGGCGGCCGGGCTCATCGCCGCGCTGTTGACCTACGCCGTCGGATTCGTCGCGCGACCGCTGGGCGGCATCGTGTTCGGGCACTTCGGCGACAAGTACGGCCGCAAGAAGCTGTTGCAGTTCGCGATCCTGCTCGTCGGTGCCGTGACTTTCCTGATGGGCTGTCTGCCCACCTACGCTCAGATCGGGGTGTGGGCGCCGATCCTGCTGGTTGCTCTGCGATTTCTGCAGGGCTTCGCGGTCGGCGGAGAATGGGGTGGAGCGGTCCTGCTCGTCGCCGAACACAGCCCGAACAAGGAACGCGCGTTCTGGTCCAGTTGGCCGCAGGCGGCCGTGCCGGTCGGCAACATGCTGGCGACCGTCGTGTTGCTGGTGCTGACCGGGGTGCTGTCCGAGGAGGCGTTCCTGTCCTGGGGCTGGCGTGTGGCGTTCTGGCTGTCGGCGGTGGTGGTGCTGATCGGGTACTACATCCGGACCAAGGTCACCGACGCGCCCATCTTCGTCGCCGCGCAGGAAGAGGTCGAGCGGGTCAAGTCCGTGTCCTACGGCGTGGTCGAGGTGCTCAAGCGTTACCCCCGCGGCGTTTTCACCGCGATGGGACTGCGCTTTGCGGAGAACATCATGTACTACCTCGTGGTGACGTTCTCCATCGTCTACCTGAAGACCCACGTGGGCACTGACACCAGCGACATCCTCTGGTACCTGCTGGCGGCGCACGCGGTGCACTTCATCGTGGTTCCTCAGGTGGGTCGACTGGCCGACCGGTACGGGCGGCGGCCGGTGTACATCGTTGGCGCGACTCTGGCGGCCACGTGGGGCTTTTTCGCGTTCCCGATGATGAACACCGGCGACTATCTGATGATCATGGGAGCGGTCATCCTCGGCCTGATCATCCACGCCCTGATGTACGCTCCCCAGCCGGCGATCATGGCCGAGATGTTCCCGACCAGGATGCGGTATTCGGGTGTGTCCCTTGGTTATCAGGTGACATCCATCGTCGCCGGTTCGCTGGCACCGGCGATCGCCACCTGGCTGCTCGACAGGTTCGGCACCTGGGTGCCCATCGCCATCTACCTGGCCGGCGCCGCGGTGATCACGCTCGTCGCGGCGTGGTTCACCCGGGAGACCAATGGCATCGATCTGCACTCGCTCGACGAAGCCGACCGCGAACAGCTGGCCAAGGCGGGGCTGGTATGA
- a CDS encoding xylulokinase, protein MTLVAGVDSSTQSCKVVVCDAATGRPVRWATTPHPGGTEVDPELWWGALQDAITAAGGLDDVDAVSVGAQQHGMICLDDAGRVVRDALLWNDTRSAGAAAQLIDELGRAAAWAERVGVVPVAAITAAKLRWLADHEPRHAEATAAVCLPHDWLTWRLRGSSEIADLHTDRSDASGTGYFSARTDTYHHDLLELALRGRRPMVPQVLGPSAPAGTSPRGFTLGPGAGDNAAAALGLGASTGDCVVSLGTSGVVSAVGSVGARDPEGIVAGFADATGRQLPLVCTLNGAPVLAAVANMLRVEFDEFDRLALSAPAGAEGLVLVPYFEGERSPNLPDATGALHGVTTRNFSSANIARAAVEGLLCSIAFCMDKIREQGVDAQRIILVGGAARSEAVRQIAPAVLGAAVDVPAPAEYVALGAARQAAWVLSRQDAPPPWSSAGRARYEADPTPHVRDQYEMAAPLTLR, encoded by the coding sequence ATGACGCTCGTCGCCGGAGTCGACTCATCGACGCAATCGTGCAAGGTGGTCGTCTGCGACGCCGCCACAGGCCGGCCGGTGCGCTGGGCGACGACGCCGCACCCCGGCGGCACCGAGGTCGATCCCGAGTTGTGGTGGGGCGCACTGCAAGACGCGATCACCGCTGCGGGCGGACTCGACGACGTGGACGCAGTCTCTGTGGGGGCACAGCAGCACGGCATGATCTGCCTGGACGACGCCGGCCGGGTGGTCCGAGACGCGTTGCTGTGGAATGACACCCGATCCGCGGGCGCTGCGGCGCAACTCATCGACGAGCTGGGTCGTGCCGCGGCATGGGCCGAGCGGGTCGGCGTCGTTCCGGTGGCTGCCATCACCGCGGCCAAGCTGCGGTGGCTGGCCGATCACGAACCGCGCCATGCCGAGGCCACCGCGGCGGTGTGCCTACCCCATGACTGGCTGACGTGGCGGCTGCGCGGCTCATCGGAGATCGCCGACCTGCACACCGACCGCAGCGATGCCAGCGGGACAGGGTACTTCTCGGCTCGGACCGACACATATCACCACGACCTGCTCGAGCTTGCGCTGCGGGGACGGCGGCCGATGGTGCCCCAGGTGTTGGGACCTTCCGCACCGGCGGGCACGTCGCCGCGGGGCTTCACCCTGGGACCGGGAGCAGGCGACAACGCCGCTGCCGCACTGGGTTTGGGGGCGTCTACGGGCGACTGTGTGGTGTCCCTCGGGACATCGGGCGTGGTGAGCGCGGTGGGTTCCGTCGGTGCGCGGGATCCCGAGGGGATAGTCGCCGGCTTCGCCGACGCGACCGGACGCCAGCTGCCGTTGGTGTGCACCCTCAACGGCGCGCCGGTACTGGCCGCGGTCGCGAACATGCTGCGGGTGGAGTTCGACGAGTTCGACCGGCTCGCACTGTCGGCGCCTGCCGGCGCCGAAGGCTTGGTTCTGGTGCCCTACTTCGAGGGCGAACGCTCCCCTAATCTGCCTGACGCCACCGGCGCCCTCCACGGCGTCACGACGCGTAACTTCAGCTCCGCCAACATCGCCCGTGCCGCCGTCGAAGGATTGCTCTGCTCGATTGCCTTCTGCATGGACAAGATCCGTGAACAGGGAGTCGATGCGCAGCGCATCATCCTCGTGGGAGGCGCGGCCCGATCAGAGGCGGTCCGGCAGATCGCACCGGCAGTGCTGGGTGCGGCGGTGGATGTACCGGCGCCTGCCGAGTATGTGGCGCTCGGTGCGGCGCGGCAGGCGGCCTGGGTGCTCTCCAGGCAGGACGCACCACCGCCGTGGTCGAGCGCAGGCCGCGCGCGATACGAGGCCGACCCAACACCACACGTTCGCGATCAATATGAGATGGCAGCGCCGCTGACCTTGCGATAG
- a CDS encoding acyl-CoA dehydrogenase family protein, giving the protein MSEERDLLRDTVAALVGKHASPEAVRNAAASERGYDESLWRMLCEQVGAAALVVPEELGGAGGELGDAAAVLEELGKGLVPTPLLGTTLAELALLSVDEPDADLLEGLAEGSAIGTVVFDPGYVINGNVADVVIAADGQTLTRWTSFTATPAVAMDITRPLASVEAGDTAPLGADPGLADTAAILLAAEQVGAATRCLELTVQYTKDRVQFGRPIGSFQALKHRMADLFVAVQSAKAVVDEAVSEPTPAAATLARLAASEAFCKVAAEAVQMHGGIAITWESDIQLYFKRAHGSAALLGPPREQLHRLEAEVF; this is encoded by the coding sequence ATGAGCGAAGAACGTGACCTGCTGCGCGACACCGTCGCCGCGCTCGTCGGCAAGCATGCCTCGCCGGAGGCGGTCCGCAACGCCGCCGCGTCCGAGCGGGGCTACGACGAGTCGCTGTGGAGGATGCTCTGCGAACAGGTTGGAGCCGCCGCGCTGGTGGTTCCCGAGGAGCTCGGCGGCGCCGGAGGCGAATTGGGCGATGCCGCAGCAGTTCTCGAAGAGCTGGGGAAGGGTCTGGTGCCGACGCCGCTGCTCGGCACCACGCTCGCGGAACTGGCGCTGCTCTCGGTCGACGAGCCGGACGCCGATCTCCTGGAGGGGCTTGCCGAGGGGTCGGCGATCGGGACGGTCGTCTTCGACCCCGGGTATGTGATCAACGGTAACGTCGCCGATGTCGTGATCGCAGCCGACGGCCAGACGCTGACCCGTTGGACGTCGTTCACCGCCACGCCCGCGGTGGCCATGGACATCACGCGGCCGCTGGCCTCCGTCGAGGCCGGCGACACGGCACCGCTGGGTGCCGATCCCGGGCTGGCCGACACGGCGGCCATCCTGCTGGCCGCCGAACAGGTCGGCGCCGCGACCCGCTGTCTTGAGCTCACCGTGCAGTACACCAAGGACCGCGTGCAGTTCGGCAGGCCGATCGGCAGTTTCCAGGCGCTCAAGCATCGGATGGCCGACCTCTTCGTGGCCGTGCAGTCGGCCAAGGCCGTGGTCGACGAAGCGGTGTCCGAGCCGACCCCGGCCGCGGCTACGTTGGCGCGGCTGGCGGCGAGCGAGGCGTTCTGCAAGGTCGCGGCCGAGGCCGTCCAGATGCACGGCGGCATCGCGATCACCTGGGAGAGCGACATCCAGCTGTATTTCAAACGCGCGCACGGCAGTGCCGCGCTGCTGGGACCGCCGAGGGAGCAGCTCCACCGGCTCGAAGCCGAGGTGTTCTAG
- a CDS encoding pyridoxal phosphate-dependent aminotransferase gives MDVWLAAAERQRTHGDLVNLSAGQPSAGAPSAVRDAAVAALHRNDLGYTVALGIPELRAAIADSYSTRHGLAVDPGDVVVTTGSSGGFLLAFLACFDAGDRVAIASPGYPCYRNILSALGCEVVELPCGPETRFQPTLQMLQDLAPPVAGVIVASPANPTGTVIAPEELAAIASWCESSGVRLISDEVYHGLVYPGAAQTSCAWQTSRESVVVNSFSKYFAMTGWRLGWLLVPDELKRAVDRLTGNFTICPPALPQIAAVSAFTPEAVVEAESLLHGYAANRALLLDGLPKIGIDRLAPADGAFYVYADVSDLTTDSLSFCSKLLDDTGVAIAPGVDFDTVRGGAFVRLSFAGPSSDLDEALRRIGAWLA, from the coding sequence ATGGACGTGTGGCTGGCCGCAGCCGAACGCCAGCGCACCCATGGTGACCTGGTGAATCTGTCGGCCGGCCAGCCCAGCGCCGGGGCTCCGTCGGCGGTCCGCGACGCGGCCGTCGCGGCGTTGCACCGCAACGATCTCGGCTACACCGTCGCGCTGGGCATTCCTGAGCTGCGCGCCGCCATCGCCGATTCGTACTCGACGCGGCACGGACTCGCGGTCGATCCCGGCGACGTCGTGGTGACGACCGGGTCGTCGGGCGGGTTCCTGCTGGCGTTTCTGGCCTGCTTCGACGCAGGGGACCGGGTTGCCATCGCCAGCCCCGGCTACCCGTGTTACCGCAACATCCTGTCGGCGCTGGGCTGCGAGGTCGTCGAGCTGCCCTGTGGGCCCGAGACGCGGTTCCAGCCGACGCTGCAGATGCTGCAGGACCTCGCTCCTCCGGTGGCCGGCGTCATCGTGGCCAGCCCGGCCAACCCGACCGGCACGGTGATCGCGCCCGAGGAACTCGCGGCGATCGCGTCGTGGTGCGAGTCTTCGGGGGTGCGCCTGATCAGCGATGAGGTGTACCACGGGCTGGTCTATCCGGGTGCGGCGCAGACCAGCTGCGCATGGCAGACCTCCCGGGAATCCGTTGTGGTGAACAGTTTCTCGAAGTACTTCGCGATGACGGGGTGGCGCCTCGGTTGGCTGCTCGTACCGGACGAGCTCAAACGTGCGGTGGACCGCCTGACCGGCAACTTCACCATCTGCCCACCCGCACTGCCGCAGATCGCCGCCGTGTCGGCGTTCACTCCCGAAGCCGTCGTCGAAGCCGAATCGCTGCTGCACGGCTACGCCGCCAACCGCGCGCTGTTGCTGGACGGTCTACCCAAGATCGGCATCGACCGGCTGGCCCCTGCCGACGGCGCTTTCTACGTGTACGCCGACGTGTCTGATCTGACCACCGACTCGTTGTCGTTCTGTTCGAAGTTGTTGGACGACACCGGGGTTGCGATCGCGCCGGGAGTCGACTTCGACACCGTGCGCGGCGGAGCCTTCGTGCGACTGTCGTTCGCCGGTCCGTCCTCGGACCTCGACGAGGCGCTGCGCCGCATCGGGGCATGGCTGGCCTGA
- a CDS encoding LysR family transcriptional regulator — MAKTAPRICENAEMPSPARRPSADDLLVLLAVGRTGRYTTAADELGLNHTTISRRIAALERAMGGRVLARVGGGWELTDLGREALAAAEAVENAVRSLATDATGRRALEGVVRISATDGFSAYIAAPAAATVQRSHPKVAVEIVATTRRATQQRSGMDIEVVVGEPKVHRAEALRLGDYCLGLYGSRDYLTEHGGPTDVDHLQHFPLIYFIDSMLQVDDLDLATSFAPSTMRESVTSTNVFVHVEATRASAGLGLLPCFMADRHPDLVRVLPDHVSIRLAYWLVTRAETLRRPEVAAVVDAIRDRVREQHDVLLGRG, encoded by the coding sequence ATGGCCAAAACCGCACCACGCATCTGCGAAAATGCAGAGATGCCGTCGCCCGCCCGTCGCCCCAGTGCCGACGACCTGCTGGTCCTGCTGGCGGTCGGCCGGACCGGCCGGTACACGACGGCGGCCGACGAACTCGGACTCAACCACACCACGATCAGCCGCCGGATCGCCGCTCTGGAGCGTGCCATGGGCGGGCGGGTGCTGGCGCGGGTCGGCGGCGGCTGGGAGCTCACCGACCTGGGCCGGGAAGCACTCGCTGCGGCTGAGGCCGTCGAGAACGCGGTGCGGTCGCTGGCCACAGACGCGACCGGACGGCGGGCACTGGAAGGGGTGGTGCGGATCTCGGCCACCGACGGGTTCTCTGCCTACATCGCGGCGCCGGCCGCCGCCACGGTGCAGCGCAGCCACCCGAAAGTCGCCGTCGAGATCGTGGCCACCACCCGCCGCGCGACCCAGCAACGGTCGGGAATGGACATCGAGGTGGTGGTCGGCGAGCCCAAGGTCCACCGAGCCGAGGCACTGCGGCTCGGCGACTACTGCCTGGGCCTGTACGGCTCTCGCGACTACCTGACCGAGCACGGCGGGCCGACCGACGTGGACCACCTGCAGCACTTCCCACTCATCTATTTCATCGATTCGATGCTGCAGGTCGACGACCTGGACCTCGCGACGAGCTTCGCCCCGTCGACCATGAGGGAGTCGGTCACGTCGACCAACGTGTTCGTGCACGTCGAGGCCACCCGGGCGTCAGCCGGTCTGGGTCTACTGCCGTGCTTCATGGCCGACCGGCACCCCGACCTGGTGCGCGTGCTGCCCGACCACGTGTCGATCAGGCTCGCCTATTGGCTGGTCACCAGGGCCGAGACACTGCGTCGTCCCGAAGTCGCCGCGGTCGTCGACGCGATCCGGGACCGGGTGCGTGAGCAGCACGATGTGCTGCTCGGCCGGGGCTGA
- a CDS encoding 3-hydroxybutyrate dehydrogenase: protein MSERSGRTALVTGGAGGIGAACARALADQGVTVTVADIDDAGAKAVAEEIGGTAWALDLLDVDALANLALDVDILVNNAGIQNINPITEFPPDKFRAMLTLMVEAPFLLIRAALPHMYRNEFGRVINISSIHGLRASPFKVAYVTAKHALEGLSKVTALEGGPHGVTSNCINPGYVRTPLVTKQIADQARTHNIGEEQVVSDILLKESAVKRLVEPEEVGALVAWLASPVAGMVTGASYTMDGGWSAR from the coding sequence ATGAGTGAGCGCAGTGGCCGCACCGCGCTGGTCACCGGCGGCGCGGGCGGCATCGGCGCCGCATGCGCGCGGGCGCTGGCCGATCAGGGCGTCACGGTCACCGTGGCCGACATCGACGACGCCGGCGCCAAGGCCGTCGCAGAGGAGATCGGCGGAACCGCCTGGGCGCTAGACCTTCTCGACGTCGACGCGCTGGCGAACCTGGCGTTGGACGTCGACATCCTGGTCAACAACGCCGGCATACAGAACATCAATCCGATCACCGAGTTCCCTCCCGACAAATTTCGCGCGATGTTGACGTTGATGGTCGAGGCGCCGTTCCTCTTGATCCGGGCCGCGCTTCCGCACATGTACCGCAACGAGTTCGGGCGTGTCATCAACATCTCGTCGATCCACGGGCTGCGTGCATCGCCGTTCAAGGTCGCCTACGTGACCGCCAAGCACGCGCTGGAAGGTCTGTCGAAGGTGACGGCGCTGGAGGGCGGTCCGCACGGCGTCACGAGCAACTGCATCAACCCCGGCTATGTGCGCACCCCACTGGTGACCAAGCAGATCGCCGACCAGGCCAGGACCCACAACATCGGTGAAGAACAGGTGGTATCTGACATCCTGCTCAAGGAGAGCGCAGTGAAGCGTCTCGTCGAGCCGGAGGAGGTTGGTGCGTTGGTCGCATGGCTGGCATCGCCCGTGGCGGGCATGGTAACCGGAGCGTCGTACACGATGGACGGCGGATGGAGCGCGCGGTGA
- a CDS encoding MFS transporter: protein MAGLRPATARAPLLAAGFTTAFGAHAVAGTLGTTTTGTAASLLTLGALLAIYDGAEVVLKPVFGSLADRIGARKVLIAGLVMFATASAAYAVADDTAWLWAGRFGQGIGAAAFSPAASALVAMLAPPGGHGGAFGTYGSYKSVGYTLGPLLGGVIVALGGMRSLFAVMAVLAAGVAVWAAVAVPVVTPLPRPRQTLLDTVRRFSESSFVTPTLALAAATAALSVGVGFLPVLGTAAGLSPVVTGAVVSVLALTTAMVQPAAGRALDAGRITVTGGITTGIAVTAVGLATALIPGMAGLLCAAVVIGAGCGLITPLAFTMLARSTPQERLGQTMGAAEVGRECGDAAGPLMVAAIAAAAGVPWGFIGLAAVVAVSGVATRGVSRARGRTEPL from the coding sequence ATGGCTGGCCTGAGGCCCGCAACTGCGCGGGCGCCGCTGCTGGCCGCCGGTTTCACGACCGCGTTCGGCGCGCACGCCGTCGCGGGCACCCTCGGCACCACCACGACGGGTACAGCGGCTTCGCTGCTGACGCTCGGTGCGCTCCTGGCGATCTACGACGGTGCCGAAGTGGTGCTCAAACCGGTGTTCGGCTCGCTGGCCGATCGGATCGGGGCGCGCAAGGTGCTGATCGCCGGTCTGGTGATGTTCGCGACGGCCTCGGCGGCCTACGCGGTGGCCGACGACACCGCATGGCTGTGGGCGGGACGGTTCGGCCAGGGTATCGGCGCGGCGGCGTTCTCCCCCGCCGCGTCGGCGCTCGTGGCGATGCTCGCCCCGCCCGGCGGACACGGCGGCGCGTTCGGCACCTACGGCTCGTACAAATCCGTCGGCTACACCCTGGGGCCGCTGCTCGGCGGTGTCATCGTCGCGCTGGGCGGTATGCGCTCGTTGTTCGCCGTGATGGCCGTATTGGCGGCTGGCGTCGCGGTGTGGGCCGCCGTCGCGGTGCCGGTGGTGACGCCGCTGCCGCGGCCCCGGCAGACCCTACTCGACACGGTGCGCCGCTTCTCCGAATCATCGTTCGTGACACCGACACTCGCGCTGGCAGCCGCCACTGCGGCGTTATCGGTCGGGGTCGGGTTCCTGCCGGTGTTGGGCACTGCGGCCGGGCTGTCACCGGTCGTCACCGGGGCTGTCGTCTCGGTGCTGGCCCTTACCACCGCGATGGTGCAGCCCGCCGCCGGACGGGCTCTGGACGCCGGGCGCATCACCGTCACCGGGGGCATCACCACCGGGATTGCGGTCACCGCGGTGGGTTTGGCGACCGCATTGATCCCCGGTATGGCGGGCCTTCTGTGCGCCGCGGTGGTCATCGGCGCCGGGTGCGGGCTGATCACTCCGCTGGCGTTCACCATGCTGGCGCGGTCGACACCGCAGGAGCGGCTGGGCCAGACCATGGGGGCCGCCGAGGTCGGCCGTGAATGCGGCGACGCGGCGGGCCCTCTCATGGTGGCGGCCATCGCCGCGGCGGCCGGGGTGCCGTGGGGCTTCATCGGGCTGGCGGCGGTCGTGGCGGTATCGGGGGTGGCGACCCGCGGAGTCAGTCGAGCTCGCGGCCGTACCGAACCTCTCTGA
- a CDS encoding HNH endonuclease signature motif containing protein, which produces MFESVFDVDFDVDEGASQAELRAVVERCEALKSAAAAAQARATALWAAKRRAAEDAAGIRAERRGKGLASEIALARRDAPVCGGRHLGFAQALVEEMPYTLAALACGALSEWRATLIVRESACLSVQHRRQLDEELCADPSRLTGWGNRRVEAEAKKITARLDAAAVVARSDKAAADCAVSCRPAPHTMVYVTVRLPLAQGVGLYAACRRAADTSGDGRPRGQVMAETIYERVTGHPAAGPVPIALNLVMADTTLAGDDDELGWLDGYGPVPAGFCRALTADAVADAQPKATLRRLYRHPDSGQLVAMESRARIFPKGLAQLLERRDRTCRTPYCNAVIRHHDHAIPDRAGGPTSARNGLGMCEACNYAKEAPGWQVNTTDTDGEHTAEFTTPTAAIYRTSAPQLPGPPVRRRLSLLEGKLTIDLITFDAA; this is translated from the coding sequence ATGTTCGAAAGTGTGTTCGATGTCGATTTCGATGTTGATGAGGGGGCGTCGCAGGCCGAGTTGCGGGCGGTGGTCGAGCGGTGTGAGGCGCTGAAGTCGGCCGCCGCCGCCGCCCAGGCCCGCGCGACCGCGTTGTGGGCGGCCAAACGCCGCGCCGCCGAGGACGCCGCCGGGATCCGCGCCGAGCGGCGCGGGAAAGGGTTGGCCTCTGAGATCGCGTTGGCCCGCCGTGATGCCCCGGTGTGCGGGGGCCGCCATCTCGGGTTCGCCCAGGCCCTGGTCGAGGAGATGCCCTACACGTTGGCCGCGCTGGCGTGCGGGGCGCTCTCGGAATGGCGGGCCACCCTGATCGTGCGGGAATCCGCCTGCCTGTCGGTGCAGCATCGCCGCCAACTCGATGAAGAACTGTGTGCCGATCCGTCGCGGTTGACGGGGTGGGGCAACCGCCGCGTGGAGGCCGAGGCCAAGAAGATCACCGCCCGCCTGGACGCCGCCGCGGTGGTGGCACGTTCAGACAAAGCCGCCGCCGATTGTGCGGTGTCGTGCCGGCCGGCCCCCCACACCATGGTCTATGTCACGGTGCGGCTGCCGCTGGCCCAGGGGGTCGGGCTGTATGCGGCCTGCCGGCGGGCCGCCGACACCAGCGGGGACGGGCGCCCGCGCGGGCAGGTGATGGCCGAGACGATCTATGAACGCGTCACCGGGCATCCCGCTGCCGGGCCGGTGCCGATCGCACTGAATCTGGTGATGGCCGATACCACCCTGGCCGGTGATGACGACGAGCTGGGCTGGCTGGACGGGTACGGCCCGGTCCCGGCCGGGTTCTGCCGGGCCCTGACCGCCGATGCGGTTGCTGATGCCCAACCCAAAGCCACCCTGCGCCGGCTCTACCGCCATCCCGACAGTGGGCAGTTGGTGGCGATGGAATCCAGGGCCCGGATCTTCCCGAAAGGGTTGGCGCAGCTGCTCGAGCGCCGCGACCGCACCTGCCGCACCCCGTACTGCAACGCCGTGATCCGCCACCACGACCACGCCATACCCGATCGGGCCGGCGGGCCGACCAGCGCGCGCAACGGGCTCGGGATGTGCGAGGCCTGCAATTACGCCAAAGAAGCCCCCGGCTGGCAGGTCAACACCACCGACACCGACGGTGAGCACACCGCCGAATTCACCACCCCCACCGCAGCGATCTACCGCACCAGCGCACCCCAACTACCCGGCCCACCGGTCCGCCGCCGCCTCAGCCTCCTCGAAGGCAAACTCACCATCGACCTCATCACCTTCGACGCCGCCTGA